From a single Planctellipticum variicoloris genomic region:
- a CDS encoding PQQ-binding-like beta-propeller repeat protein gives MLLRTLLTLTLLASLPAVSSAQDRWPQWRGPNGDGTATDPGLPVTWTEQDVVWKTELPGGGQSSPVVWSDRIFLTAFKDRGRERIVLGLDRTSGKILWQETVWQGEPEPVHKMNGWASATCATDGERVYAFFGRGGGLFCYSADGKKLWEQPLGKFESPWGTAACPILVGDLVVQNCDADADAVLLAFDKLTGKPVWRTPRENQRGWSTPVVVASASGTQLLLNGHSGVRSYDSRTGEELWFCKGYNGRGEPTVTPDGHGKFFVVNGLPGDVYCVSADASQRDGEQHRVWHTPRKGGRDLPSPCVVGDHLLVMSMQGMLTCYNATTGAVEWSERIGGNYSASPTVWQGRAFFLGEEGETVVIDPEAAEHVAARNSLGASNQEIFRASIAAHNGQLLIRSDQNLYCIGGK, from the coding sequence ATGTTGCTCCGCACTTTGCTGACGCTGACTCTCCTGGCGTCCCTGCCTGCGGTCTCATCTGCCCAGGATCGTTGGCCGCAATGGCGCGGACCGAATGGCGACGGCACAGCCACCGACCCAGGGTTGCCGGTGACCTGGACCGAGCAGGATGTTGTCTGGAAGACCGAACTGCCGGGCGGGGGCCAGTCTTCGCCGGTCGTCTGGTCGGACCGGATCTTTCTGACGGCGTTCAAGGATCGCGGTCGCGAACGCATCGTGCTCGGCCTCGATCGAACCAGTGGCAAGATCCTCTGGCAGGAGACGGTCTGGCAGGGGGAACCGGAGCCGGTTCACAAGATGAACGGCTGGGCTTCGGCGACCTGCGCCACCGACGGCGAGCGGGTCTACGCCTTCTTCGGTCGAGGGGGCGGGCTGTTCTGTTACTCGGCGGACGGCAAGAAGCTGTGGGAGCAGCCGCTCGGGAAGTTTGAAAGTCCGTGGGGAACCGCGGCCTGTCCGATTCTCGTTGGCGATCTCGTTGTGCAGAATTGCGATGCGGACGCCGACGCCGTGCTGCTGGCGTTCGACAAACTGACGGGCAAACCGGTCTGGCGCACGCCGCGGGAGAACCAGCGGGGCTGGAGCACGCCGGTCGTGGTGGCGTCGGCCAGCGGAACGCAACTGCTGCTCAACGGACATTCGGGGGTCCGGTCCTACGACAGCCGGACGGGCGAGGAGTTGTGGTTCTGCAAGGGCTACAACGGCCGGGGCGAGCCGACCGTGACGCCTGACGGTCACGGCAAGTTTTTCGTCGTCAACGGGCTGCCGGGCGATGTCTATTGCGTCTCCGCAGACGCCAGCCAGCGCGACGGCGAACAGCATCGCGTGTGGCATACGCCGCGGAAGGGGGGGCGGGATCTGCCGTCACCCTGCGTGGTGGGCGACCATCTGCTGGTGATGAGCATGCAGGGGATGCTGACCTGCTACAACGCCACGACCGGGGCCGTCGAATGGAGCGAGCGGATTGGGGGCAACTACTCGGCGTCTCCCACCGTCTGGCAGGGGCGGGCGTTCTTCCTGGGGGAAGAGGGGGAGACGGTTGTGATCGATCCCGAGGCCGCCGAGCATGTGGCGGCGCGGAATTCCCTGGGGGCCAGCAATCAGGAGATCTTCCGGGCGTCGATCGCCGCTCACAACGGCCAGCTCCTGATCCGTTCCGACCAGAATCTGTATTGCATTGGCGGGAAATGA
- a CDS encoding MotA/TolQ/ExbB proton channel family protein codes for MPSIPVELLTTLSGLSTLVILGVAAVHLLAFVWLSIWARLDLRRMAGDLDSFTRELKHRSVLDRGSRLSDQIDAFLADVRDVLDLPARRADRIALSQRLRILDEERRYLQSHSFETCYNVCRTMIEAYPLAGVLGTILAIGAALQLGDADGAQTVNMIVKSFGDAIWSTFAGLMAAMLLMFINSVVETGFRRLAEHRLHVRETVARAKRELALAAEGDAAP; via the coding sequence ATGCCGTCGATTCCTGTCGAACTGTTGACGACTCTGTCCGGTCTGTCGACGCTAGTCATTCTCGGCGTGGCGGCCGTCCATCTGCTGGCGTTTGTCTGGCTGTCGATCTGGGCCCGACTCGATCTGCGGCGGATGGCGGGGGATCTGGACAGCTTTACTCGCGAATTGAAGCACCGGAGCGTGCTGGATCGGGGGTCGCGGCTGTCGGATCAGATCGACGCGTTCCTGGCCGACGTCCGCGATGTCCTCGATCTGCCGGCCCGCCGGGCGGATCGCATCGCGTTGTCGCAGCGGCTGCGGATCCTCGATGAAGAGCGGCGTTACCTGCAGTCGCACAGTTTCGAGACCTGCTACAACGTCTGTCGGACGATGATCGAGGCGTATCCGCTGGCGGGCGTGCTGGGGACGATCCTGGCGATCGGGGCGGCGCTGCAGCTCGGCGACGCGGATGGGGCGCAGACGGTCAACATGATCGTGAAGTCGTTCGGCGACGCGATCTGGTCGACGTTCGCCGGGCTGATGGCGGCGATGCTGCTGATGTTCATCAACAGCGTCGTGGAAACGGGCTTCCGGCGGCTGGCCGAGCACCGGCTGCACGTGCGGGAGACCGTGGCCCGTGCGAAGCGGGAGCTGGCGCTGGCGGCGGAAGGGGACGCCGCCCCATGA
- the rdgB gene encoding RdgB/HAM1 family non-canonical purine NTP pyrophosphatase encodes MSALPSVVLASRNKKKIGEVLELLAPHGIAVVGVDQFPEMHEVEEDGATFEANAVKKACETALKLGRWTIAEDSGLCVDALHGAPGVYSARYAGEQGKDEANNLKLLEALQAVPEHERTAHYVCYAVLADPHGKVRAAAEGRCGGRMLRELRGENGFGYDPLFLVPEYHRTFGELDPAVKRHISHRARAFERFIPQVVRVLQEVAE; translated from the coding sequence ATGTCTGCATTGCCGTCCGTTGTGCTGGCCAGTCGGAACAAGAAGAAGATCGGCGAAGTTCTCGAACTGCTCGCCCCGCACGGCATTGCCGTGGTCGGCGTGGATCAGTTTCCCGAGATGCACGAGGTCGAAGAAGACGGGGCGACGTTTGAGGCGAACGCCGTCAAGAAAGCCTGCGAGACGGCGCTCAAGCTGGGGCGCTGGACGATCGCCGAGGACAGCGGGCTGTGCGTCGACGCGCTGCACGGGGCGCCGGGGGTCTACTCCGCCCGCTACGCCGGCGAGCAGGGGAAGGACGAGGCGAACAATCTGAAGCTGCTCGAAGCGCTGCAGGCGGTTCCGGAGCACGAGCGGACCGCTCACTACGTCTGCTATGCGGTCCTCGCCGATCCGCACGGCAAAGTCCGGGCGGCGGCCGAAGGGCGCTGCGGCGGACGGATGCTGCGGGAGCTCCGCGGCGAGAACGGCTTCGGCTACGACCCGCTGTTTCTGGTTCCCGAATACCATCGGACGTTCGGCGAACTGGACCCGGCGGTCAAGCGGCACATCAGCCATCGCGCACGGGCCTTCGAGCGATTCATTCCACAGGTAGTCCGGGTGCTGCAGGAAGTGGCGGAGTAG
- a CDS encoding tetratricopeptide repeat protein: protein MSTSDEMYDAAVKLKDLGDLAGAVLKLQEVIAADPGHTVSHSALAVYLQKLGRLDEAIHHARQVVELEPHDGFSYTQLSVIYQRCGKIPEAEEALARARIMNGGH, encoded by the coding sequence ATGTCCACGTCTGACGAAATGTATGATGCTGCTGTGAAGCTGAAGGACCTCGGGGATCTGGCGGGAGCCGTGCTGAAACTGCAGGAGGTGATTGCCGCCGATCCGGGTCATACGGTGAGTCATTCGGCCTTGGCTGTGTATCTGCAGAAGCTGGGCAGGCTGGATGAAGCTATCCATCATGCGCGGCAGGTTGTGGAGCTGGAACCACACGATGGATTTTCCTACACGCAGCTCTCGGTGATCTATCAGCGCTGCGGGAAGATTCCCGAGGCGGAAGAAGCGCTGGCGCGGGCCCGGATCATGAACGGCGGGCATTGA
- a CDS encoding SMI1/KNR4 family protein has protein sequence MLNLGRLIERWQAHGIPRPVGAAVTAIQAFECGHDVVLPADMRAYFLAVNGMGERETWDDDFFRFWPLQELVTIAEDWPDCSAGFPDARRCFMFADHSIGLPTFAIRLSADETALTPVASVFADRGAFKVQYFFDSFTDFVNGYLDDPVKNCCLLPD, from the coding sequence ATGCTCAACCTCGGTCGTTTGATCGAACGATGGCAAGCACACGGCATTCCGCGCCCAGTCGGTGCGGCAGTCACCGCGATTCAAGCATTCGAATGCGGCCACGATGTGGTACTTCCGGCCGACATGCGGGCGTACTTCCTCGCGGTCAACGGGATGGGCGAACGCGAAACCTGGGACGACGATTTCTTCCGCTTCTGGCCACTGCAAGAACTGGTGACCATCGCCGAGGATTGGCCGGACTGCTCGGCAGGATTCCCGGACGCCCGTCGCTGTTTCATGTTCGCAGACCACTCGATTGGATTGCCAACATTTGCGATTCGTCTGTCCGCCGACGAGACGGCTCTCACTCCTGTTGCAAGCGTCTTCGCCGATCGCGGCGCCTTCAAGGTTCAATACTTCTTCGATTCATTCACGGACTTCGTTAACGGCTATCTTGACGATCCCGTCAAGAACTGCTGCCTGTTGCCCGATTAG
- a CDS encoding alpha/beta fold hydrolase, which translates to MPPVVFSCSVAPARKPVDCDPPVLGTYRASDGYPLAYRHWRPRGGAARSTIVLLHGIQSHGGWYAYSCSRLAAVGHEVYLLDRRGSGLNTLDRGHASHEDRLVHDVTQWLEYVRKNQSRSRPVVLAGLSWGGKLALSIGLRRTELVDGLALLYPGLVSRISASRLQRLALQAAFVCGVRKARLPIPLIAPEMFTDEPHWQEFIRRDELALRRVSTSFLQANLRLTDEIQRAARPLAKPLLMLLAGRDRIIDNERTRELYRRLDGGNGRLVEYPEACHTLEFEPNPDRFIADLVRWLDSVSGESAEEKISRKDAERNAETPGRNVE; encoded by the coding sequence ATGCCGCCCGTCGTTTTTTCCTGTTCGGTGGCGCCTGCTCGCAAGCCGGTGGATTGTGATCCGCCGGTGCTGGGGACGTACCGGGCTTCGGACGGTTATCCGCTGGCTTACCGGCATTGGCGGCCGCGCGGCGGTGCGGCGCGATCGACGATCGTGCTGCTGCATGGAATTCAGAGTCACGGGGGGTGGTATGCGTACTCGTGCAGCCGGCTGGCGGCGGTCGGCCACGAGGTGTATCTGCTCGATCGTCGCGGTTCGGGGTTGAATACGCTCGATCGGGGGCATGCTTCCCACGAGGACCGGCTGGTGCACGACGTGACGCAGTGGCTGGAATACGTGCGTAAGAACCAATCTCGATCACGTCCGGTGGTGCTTGCCGGCTTGAGCTGGGGGGGGAAGCTGGCGCTGTCGATCGGGTTGCGGCGGACCGAACTGGTCGACGGACTGGCGCTGCTCTATCCGGGGCTGGTCAGCCGGATCAGCGCCAGTCGCTTGCAGCGGCTGGCGCTGCAGGCGGCGTTCGTCTGCGGGGTGCGGAAAGCCCGGCTGCCGATTCCGCTGATTGCTCCGGAGATGTTTACCGACGAGCCGCACTGGCAGGAGTTCATCCGGCGGGACGAACTGGCGCTGCGAAGGGTTTCGACGTCGTTTCTGCAGGCCAATCTGCGGCTGACGGATGAGATTCAACGTGCGGCGCGGCCGCTGGCCAAGCCGTTGCTGATGCTGCTGGCGGGTCGGGACCGGATTATCGATAACGAGCGGACCCGCGAGCTGTATCGACGGCTGGACGGCGGGAACGGCCGGCTGGTGGAGTATCCCGAAGCCTGCCACACGCTGGAGTTCGAGCCGAACCCGGATCGATTCATCGCCGATCTGGTCCGCTGGCTCGATTCCGTCAGCGGCGAATCGGCGGAAGAAAAGATTTCACGCAAAGACGCAGAACGGAACGCGGAGACGCCGGGAAGAAATGTCGAATGA
- a CDS encoding glycosyltransferase: MTLLVLSIISLCCAVLPALLFVRNLRAYRTSPPVDVSTQCPPRVSLLIPARNEERGLRATLHAALDSERIELEVIVLDDHSTDRTAEIVCGFAAHDPRVRLELAPPLPAGWCGKQHACRVLSTLATFDTWLFLDADVRLEPSGVAQAVRFLQASGASLVSGVPRQETVTLLERLLLPLIHFVLLGFLPLDRMRRSTHPAYGAGCGQFFLTTRDAYEKSGGHAAIRESLHDGVRLPRAYRAAGLKTDLFDATPAAVCRMYRSGSEVWRGLAKNATEGLAAPAMIVPATLLLALGQIAPFLLLPICLVDGASPSAVGCSAVAVACAWLPRLLGALRFRQSWLGAVLHPLGIALFLAIQWSALFARSIGQPATWKQRSYAAANSFDRSVPRSGHVSGGTP, translated from the coding sequence GTGACTCTGCTGGTGCTGTCAATCATCTCTCTCTGCTGCGCCGTGCTGCCGGCCCTGCTCTTCGTGCGCAACTTGCGAGCCTACCGAACGTCTCCACCGGTCGACGTCTCGACTCAGTGCCCGCCCCGCGTCTCCCTCTTGATCCCCGCCAGAAACGAAGAACGGGGGCTGAGGGCCACGCTCCACGCGGCGCTCGACAGCGAGCGGATCGAACTGGAAGTGATTGTCCTCGACGATCATTCGACTGACCGGACTGCAGAAATCGTTTGCGGATTCGCGGCCCACGATCCACGCGTCCGCTTGGAGCTGGCGCCACCTTTGCCGGCGGGCTGGTGCGGCAAGCAGCATGCCTGCCGCGTGCTCTCCACGCTGGCGACGTTCGACACCTGGCTGTTTCTCGACGCCGATGTCCGGCTCGAACCGTCGGGCGTCGCGCAGGCTGTGAGATTTCTGCAGGCGTCGGGAGCGAGTCTCGTCAGCGGCGTCCCCCGGCAGGAAACCGTCACACTGCTCGAACGATTGCTGCTCCCCCTGATCCACTTCGTCCTGCTGGGGTTCCTGCCGCTCGACCGCATGCGACGATCGACGCACCCCGCCTACGGCGCAGGCTGCGGGCAGTTCTTCCTGACGACGCGCGACGCCTACGAAAAGTCCGGCGGGCATGCCGCCATCCGCGAATCGCTCCACGACGGCGTCCGTCTTCCCCGCGCCTACCGCGCCGCAGGACTCAAGACCGACCTGTTCGACGCCACCCCGGCAGCCGTCTGCCGGATGTATCGCTCGGGCAGCGAAGTCTGGCGGGGCCTTGCCAAGAACGCCACGGAAGGACTGGCCGCCCCGGCAATGATCGTCCCGGCCACGCTCCTGCTGGCGCTGGGACAGATCGCGCCGTTCCTCCTGCTGCCAATCTGCCTGGTTGACGGGGCTTCTCCGTCGGCCGTCGGCTGCAGCGCCGTCGCAGTTGCCTGCGCCTGGTTGCCTCGTCTGCTTGGAGCGCTTCGCTTCCGCCAGTCCTGGCTGGGGGCCGTGCTCCACCCGCTGGGAATCGCACTGTTTCTGGCGATCCAGTGGTCCGCCCTGTTCGCCAGGTCCATCGGCCAGCCGGCGACCTGGAAGCAGCGATCGTATGCGGCGGCGAACTCCTTCGATCGCTCAGTTCCGCGTAGCGGTCACGTCTCGGGTGGCACGCCCTGA
- a CDS encoding phytoene desaturase family protein has product MNDNRIAIVGAGLGGLASACTLAARGFDVTVFEANPWVGGKAAVLEKDGFRFDMGPTILTVPSVLKRIFAEAGRELADFLELIPLDPQWRCFFEDGSKLDLFADVDRMVQSLDAFTAGPRTGAGYRKFLDVSKTMHQVSDDVFFWKSVGSIRDTFDGAGLFDLEMLKKVLSLRMGRSVAGTVRSFIPDERVAQMVDHFTQYVGSAPDASPAVLCSIAHMQTEEGVWYPKGGTAAVPRALRQLAEELGVEFRTGVEVRRIVTTGRKVQGVATSDSDFERFSGVVSNSDCVRMHDELLDAEFHKAFHKRRQYEPACSGVVLYLGLKERYEDLLHHNFVFSRDPHEEFDAIYRQGIPAPDPTCYLCAPAISEPEVAPDGGDALYVLVHTPYLRPGQDWSKLLPDYRRVILDKLARTAGLKDLESRIVCEEVLTPEGIRDRYRTLHGAIYGLASHGRFLGAFKPANRYAGIEGLYLAGGSVHPGPGMPMVMMSGWIAADALDQDRGGAPRPDATLSLSGRT; this is encoded by the coding sequence ATGAACGACAATCGCATCGCCATCGTGGGCGCCGGACTGGGGGGACTGGCGTCTGCCTGTACGCTGGCGGCCCGTGGCTTTGATGTCACCGTGTTCGAAGCCAACCCCTGGGTGGGCGGCAAGGCGGCGGTTCTGGAAAAGGACGGCTTTCGCTTTGACATGGGCCCCACGATTCTCACCGTGCCGTCGGTCTTGAAACGAATCTTCGCGGAAGCCGGCCGGGAGCTGGCCGACTTCCTCGAACTGATTCCCCTCGATCCCCAGTGGCGCTGCTTCTTCGAGGACGGCTCGAAACTCGACTTGTTCGCCGACGTGGACCGCATGGTTCAGTCGCTCGATGCATTCACGGCGGGGCCACGGACCGGAGCGGGCTACCGCAAATTTCTAGATGTCTCGAAGACGATGCACCAGGTCTCGGATGACGTCTTCTTCTGGAAGAGCGTCGGTTCGATTCGAGATACCTTCGACGGCGCCGGCCTGTTCGATCTCGAAATGCTGAAGAAAGTCCTGTCGCTCCGCATGGGCCGGTCAGTCGCCGGCACCGTGCGGTCATTCATTCCCGATGAACGCGTCGCCCAGATGGTCGACCATTTCACGCAGTATGTCGGCTCCGCACCGGATGCGTCTCCCGCAGTGCTCTGCAGCATTGCCCACATGCAGACTGAGGAAGGGGTCTGGTATCCGAAAGGGGGGACCGCGGCCGTTCCACGAGCTCTGCGGCAACTGGCCGAGGAGCTGGGTGTCGAATTCCGCACCGGGGTTGAGGTCCGACGGATTGTCACGACCGGCCGCAAAGTACAGGGGGTTGCCACCAGCGATTCCGACTTCGAACGCTTCTCAGGCGTCGTCTCGAACTCCGACTGCGTCCGCATGCACGACGAACTGCTGGACGCCGAGTTCCACAAAGCCTTTCACAAACGGCGACAGTACGAGCCGGCCTGCTCGGGCGTGGTGCTTTACCTGGGGCTTAAGGAACGCTACGAAGACCTGCTGCATCACAACTTCGTCTTCTCGCGCGATCCCCACGAAGAGTTCGACGCCATCTACCGTCAGGGAATCCCGGCTCCCGACCCGACGTGCTACCTCTGCGCCCCGGCGATCAGCGAACCCGAGGTCGCACCGGACGGGGGCGATGCGCTGTACGTCCTGGTCCACACGCCTTACCTCCGTCCGGGTCAGGACTGGTCGAAGCTCCTGCCGGATTACCGCCGGGTGATCCTCGACAAGCTCGCACGGACGGCAGGGCTGAAGGATCTCGAAAGTCGGATTGTCTGCGAGGAGGTTCTGACGCCCGAAGGAATTCGCGACCGCTATCGCACGCTGCACGGCGCCATCTACGGACTCGCCAGTCACGGCCGGTTCCTGGGAGCGTTCAAGCCGGCCAATCGCTATGCGGGCATCGAAGGCTTGTATCTCGCAGGCGGTTCGGTTCATCCGGGCCCGGGGATGCCGATGGTCATGATGTCGGGCTGGATCGCCGCCGATGCGCTCGATCAGGATCGCGGCGGAGCCCCTCGTCCTGACGCAACTCTCTCTCTCAGCGGGCGAACGTGA
- a CDS encoding PQQ-like beta-propeller repeat protein: MVHWLTRCGAAAGAGALLAASVAHADWPTFRGADRTAVSQEKGLLQEWPAAGPPLAWKAVGAGRGYSSLAIADGKVYTLGDGLSTAPDKDEYLQCYNADDGKLIWKTKTGPAWNEGKESWQSSRSTPTVDGDRVYVLSPAGTLVCCDAATGAEQWRQDLKAEFGGKKADNWGYSESVLIDGDKLICTPGGEQTTLAALNKLTGEPIWKTVNPGDRGAGHASVVISEVGGEKVYVQSTGSGPLGVRASDGKLLWQYPVDRTTAIIPTPIVRGDLVFFVAGYKRGGALLQQVPGADGAVEIKEIYPLQTRLANKHGGVVLFGDYLYGDSDDAGIPYCADLKTGEVKWQKRGSGKGSASVAAADGRLYVRYSDGVVALAKVGPEGYDETGSFKTPGSGDRPSWAHPVIDGGRLYLREGDDILCYDIRQK, translated from the coding sequence ATGGTGCATTGGCTGACCAGATGCGGCGCGGCAGCAGGCGCGGGGGCTCTCCTCGCAGCCTCCGTCGCGCACGCCGACTGGCCGACGTTTCGCGGCGCGGACCGGACCGCCGTCTCCCAGGAGAAAGGCCTCCTCCAGGAATGGCCCGCCGCCGGCCCCCCCCTCGCCTGGAAAGCCGTCGGCGCAGGCCGCGGCTACTCCAGCCTCGCCATCGCCGACGGCAAGGTCTACACGCTCGGCGACGGACTCTCGACCGCCCCTGACAAGGACGAATACCTCCAGTGCTACAACGCCGACGACGGCAAGCTGATCTGGAAAACGAAGACCGGCCCCGCCTGGAACGAAGGGAAGGAGTCCTGGCAGAGCTCGCGCAGCACGCCGACCGTCGATGGCGATCGCGTCTACGTCCTCAGCCCGGCAGGAACCCTCGTCTGCTGCGACGCGGCGACCGGAGCCGAACAGTGGCGTCAGGATCTCAAGGCCGAGTTCGGCGGCAAAAAGGCCGACAACTGGGGTTACAGCGAATCCGTCCTGATCGACGGCGACAAGCTCATCTGCACCCCCGGCGGCGAGCAGACCACGCTGGCCGCCCTCAACAAGCTGACCGGCGAACCGATCTGGAAAACCGTCAACCCCGGTGACCGCGGCGCAGGGCATGCCTCGGTCGTCATCTCCGAAGTCGGAGGGGAGAAAGTTTACGTCCAGTCGACCGGCTCCGGCCCGCTGGGCGTGCGCGCCAGCGACGGCAAGCTCCTCTGGCAGTATCCCGTCGATCGCACGACCGCGATCATTCCCACCCCCATCGTCCGCGGCGACCTGGTCTTCTTCGTCGCCGGGTACAAACGCGGCGGCGCCTTGCTGCAGCAAGTCCCGGGCGCCGACGGCGCCGTCGAAATCAAAGAGATCTATCCCCTCCAGACGCGCCTGGCCAACAAGCACGGCGGCGTCGTCCTGTTCGGCGACTATCTCTACGGCGACTCCGACGACGCCGGCATCCCCTACTGCGCCGATCTCAAGACCGGCGAAGTGAAGTGGCAGAAGCGGGGTTCGGGCAAAGGGTCCGCCTCCGTCGCCGCCGCCGACGGCCGGCTCTACGTCCGTTACAGCGACGGCGTCGTCGCCCTGGCGAAAGTCGGTCCGGAAGGCTACGACGAAACGGGCTCGTTCAAAACCCCCGGCAGCGGCGACCGTCCGAGCTGGGCTCATCCGGTGATCGACGGCGGCCGGCTCTACCTCCGCGAAGGGGACGACATCCTCTGCTACGACATCCGTCAGAAATAG
- a CDS encoding lysophospholipid acyltransferase family protein has translation MPRAIVDRPSPATRQTPLPRVSPWLLHWFARYSRGYLARHFHALRGITGSVRSLPPGQPVVVCMNHPSWWDPLIGLTLATSCFPGRRHYAAMDAEALQGYKFFERLGFFGVERGSGRGAIQFLRLGERLLAEPDSVLWITPHGRYADARERPPQLLRGLSTLLARSSTGVVLPLALEYGFWSERLPEAFAEFGEPLSISQAGLRHADWWADALTDGLAVTQDRLARRVIARDPAPFETVLAGRAGMGNIYGWWRWLRGSSPKSQPAESSSA, from the coding sequence ATGCCGCGCGCCATCGTCGATCGACCGTCTCCGGCGACCCGGCAGACGCCGTTGCCGCGAGTGTCGCCCTGGCTGCTGCATTGGTTCGCCCGGTACAGTCGAGGTTACCTGGCGCGGCACTTCCACGCACTGCGTGGGATCACCGGTAGTGTGAGGTCGCTGCCGCCCGGCCAGCCGGTGGTGGTCTGCATGAACCATCCGTCCTGGTGGGATCCCCTGATCGGGCTGACCCTGGCGACGAGCTGCTTTCCCGGCCGACGCCACTACGCCGCGATGGATGCCGAGGCCTTGCAGGGTTACAAATTCTTCGAGCGGCTCGGATTCTTTGGGGTGGAGCGCGGCAGCGGGCGCGGCGCCATTCAATTCCTGAGGCTGGGGGAGCGGCTGCTGGCCGAACCCGACTCGGTCCTGTGGATCACGCCTCACGGCCGGTACGCCGATGCCCGCGAGCGACCACCGCAATTGCTGCGCGGGCTGTCGACGTTGCTCGCGCGTTCCAGCACCGGAGTCGTGCTCCCCCTGGCTCTGGAATACGGCTTCTGGTCCGAGCGACTTCCGGAAGCGTTTGCCGAGTTTGGAGAGCCGCTCTCAATTTCCCAGGCCGGCCTGCGCCACGCCGACTGGTGGGCGGATGCCCTGACGGACGGGCTCGCCGTGACGCAGGACCGGCTTGCTCGGCGCGTGATCGCCCGCGATCCCGCTCCATTCGAAACAGTTCTCGCGGGACGTGCAGGGATGGGGAACATCTACGGCTGGTGGCGCTGGCTCAGAGGCTCATCCCCGAAGTCCCAGCCTGCAGAAAGCTCGTCAGCGTGA
- a CDS encoding DUF1559 domain-containing protein translates to MTTAPRFPKRRGFTLIELLVVIAIIAILIALLLPAVQQAREAARRTQCKNNLKQLGLAFHNYHDVYDKFPNGSHPTPGWPNGGYHMGWAPKLFPYFDEAPRYQAMQQFDPNPISRISPWRLDTAPNYGSNPIWGPVNVLACPSSALGNRSPDITSFTWTSQQGALHYRACTGRIEDITNPSDAANYQWANTGIMYPHSVTRITDITDGSSNTILLGESSSSQGWTAAIKTGWGGIQPWTWGIYWYQDSSQRLTIDSKNIQLPINFRGTFATNNTPYTSFHTGGAQFLMGDGSVRFISENIDLGLLKSLGTRGKGEVVGEF, encoded by the coding sequence ATGACAACTGCGCCACGATTTCCAAAACGCCGAGGCTTTACGCTGATTGAACTGCTGGTGGTGATTGCGATTATCGCCATTCTGATTGCGTTGCTGCTCCCTGCGGTGCAGCAGGCGCGCGAGGCCGCTCGGCGGACGCAGTGCAAGAACAACCTGAAGCAACTCGGGCTGGCGTTCCACAACTATCACGACGTCTACGACAAGTTCCCGAACGGAAGCCACCCCACGCCCGGCTGGCCAAACGGCGGATACCATATGGGCTGGGCGCCAAAGCTGTTCCCGTACTTCGACGAAGCGCCCCGGTATCAGGCGATGCAGCAGTTCGATCCGAACCCGATCTCTCGCATCTCGCCGTGGCGGCTCGATACCGCGCCCAACTATGGTTCGAATCCGATCTGGGGGCCGGTGAATGTGCTGGCGTGCCCGTCGTCAGCACTCGGCAATCGCAGTCCGGATATCACGAGCTTCACGTGGACTTCGCAGCAGGGAGCATTGCACTACCGGGCCTGCACTGGCCGGATTGAAGATATCACCAATCCTTCGGACGCGGCGAACTACCAGTGGGCCAACACCGGCATCATGTATCCCCACAGCGTCACCCGCATTACCGATATTACCGACGGTTCTTCGAACACGATCCTGCTCGGCGAATCTTCTTCCTCGCAGGGCTGGACTGCGGCCATCAAGACGGGCTGGGGCGGCATTCAGCCGTGGACGTGGGGCATTTACTGGTATCAAGACAGTAGTCAGCGGCTGACGATCGACAGCAAGAACATTCAACTCCCGATCAACTTCCGCGGGACGTTTGCCACGAACAATACGCCGTACACCAGCTTTCACACCGGCGGAGCGCAGTTCCTGATGGGTGACGGTTCGGTCCGGTTCATCAGCGAGAACATCGACCTCGGGCTGCTCAAGAGCCTGGGGACTCGCGGCAAGGGCGAAGTCGTCGGCGAGTTTTAG